TAGCTGTGATGTCAATCTGTGCATAGCGGGAGGCGCTGACCCCTGAAAAGCAGCCCACAGTAAGTGGACCCAGCGAGAATGTCCCCCCAGCCCAGCTGCCCCTGCTCCAGCCTGTGGTCCCTCCTCTCTTCAGGTGCCTCAGGTAATGGAGCTAGCGGGCGCTCTGATCCATCGCCATTCCCACCCCAGCAATCCTGTCAGAACTTGGGCAGCAGCTCTCAGGGAGTGAGGGGCCGGAGCTGAAGGTCTTGACTGTAAGGTCACTTGCAGGCTCTGAGAAAGGGCTCTCTAGCCAGGGCTGAGGCACCTGGGGCTCAGGTCCAACGCTAAGGTCACAGCTAGCCTGTGAGGCCCCTGGTGTGACCCACCTCGCACACCCCCACTGGCTCCCGAGAGCTCTAGGTCCATGTAATGCAGCTGCAGTCTGGAGGTGGGGCTGATGGGGATATTCACATACGTGGGCGTCTCGCTGTGTAGTCGTTCAGGCCCAGGGCTGTCAGCAGCCACGGGCCCTGGAGATCCTGTGGAGAGAAGATGCCCGAGATATAGCTTGGAGGTATAAAGTACCCCCAAAGGCCACTCAACAGAGCTTCCCCACCCCTCACGGGCCAGTGCCCTCCTCCCACATCCCACCTTCTCACCTTGGAGACCCTCCCCAGTTCCCCCATTCCCACTGGGATCTTGGGACTCAAACACTGCTCCCTACCTGGTCCAGGCACCCACACCTATGGACCCTACAAGGCCTGTTCTCTGTCCCTTCAAACCTCATCTTACATCCATCCTCCCAGGCACCCTCTCAGTGCAATGtctcttctcctgcctctccaggGCCAGCATATCCCTGCTGTCTCTGCCTGaccctcttccctgccctgctgCAGGCTGCTGCTGGAGGAACTCCCAGTAGATTGGGTAATTCCCACCAGGACCCATATGTGGGTGGAGCATAGCCAACATCTCCATCTGTGAGCCCAGCAAAATGAACACCCCCTCCCTCCAGGATACCTCAGCAGTTTGAACTCTCTTTTAAGAATCCACCCCTACCCATGTCCCATATCCTTGCAGCTGATGGGCAGTGTGTGCATAGTCCAAGGAGCAAGAGACCCTCCATGCCCACCAGGTGGGGCTCATGGTAGACTCCCTGCTAAGTGAACTGTTTCGATGggccccaaccccttcccttcaAGGCCAGAGGACCCTGCACACTGTTGGCAAAGCCAAGACCTTTCTCTGGTGACACTCTTGTAATTATGTCCCTATGGGGTGGGGACAACCATAGAGAATGAGACACAAAGCGCCATTGCAGAGTTCTAGGTAAGAGCAGTCACTCCTTTGTCCTCTGTTCCAAGTACTAGAACACGGCCTAGACACAGAGAGGCTGGTTAAGTCCCTACCCCATAGAACTGCAGAATCCAACTCAGGGCCCTGGGCTCAGATTGGGGACATTGAGATCCCCTCAGGTAAACTTGTTTCTGCACCCCACATTCAGAGCGAGGCCtggctctgcctgtctgtcccatGGATCCTGACCACCCTGCCATGACCACTCTGACACAGCTCTGCCTGAAGATTTCAGTCAGGACCTCCcaacttcctccccacccctgctgccaGCATGGCAGTGGTAGGAGGTGGCAACGGTTTGCTCTTCAAAGAGAGACCTATGCAGAGAGGCACCAAGTTCCCAAGTCACATATCCATCAGCCAGTACAGCTAGGTGAGACCCCAGGGTTGTGGGGGTGCATGCTCTGACTGAAGCAAGTGAACAGTTCCGTCCCAGCCTCGAGGACTCCAAGGCAGACTCCCTACTACACAGTGTGCATCCTCGGAGATCTTAAAGTTATGTGCTATCCAAACTGTGGCGAGGCTCATCTACTGCACAGGGCCACGTGGGACATCCATTTCCTGGCCTCAAGTCAGGGAGCTGGCTTTGCCTGCTCACAGAACGTCCTGTCTTAGCCCTTGGCAAGCAAAGGCAGGCTCAGCATTTTCAATCCCCAGGAAATCTCTGATCTGAGGCGAAGGATTTCTGAGAATCTGGTGCATTTGTAGCACGAAGAATCCATCACAACAGAAGAAAACCTCCCCAGGGAGGTTCAGCCAGCAGGGTGGAGAGAGAGCTAGTACCACCCCGCACTGCCTGTCAGGCTGCAAGGAAGTGCTCCCAGGACTGGGTTGGCAGGCTGGATGAGGGGCATggctgagggaaggaggagagggcagggcaggTAAGATCTGGCTGGGGTCTGGGTGGAGCCCCAGTGTCTAAGAGTGAGACTGAGAGGCCAGGCCTCAGCATGGAGCCTGTGTATCTCAACCAACTGGCATCCAAAGTCATAGGCCAGAGGGGAGCCGTTTGGGCTCCATGAGGTGCCAAACTCACTCTCTCCCCAAGGAGCACAGCCAGCTGCTCAGGAAGGCGTGGGTCTCCTATGCCCCATGTCCTTCCTGGTACTTTAATACAGTTTTAGCTTTGGCCAGTATCGTTTTAAGACTCACATACTTAAGAAGAACACAACAGACAGTGGGATGTTATTGCCTGACCTTCCTGCAGCTACAGGCCGATCGCCTGCTGTCACCTGGCACATCTCTGGTCCTAGTCTGGTCCAGGGCAAACTCACATGCCCCTCATCAGAGTCAAGGTCCTACCTCTCATGTGACCCCGCCCTTTGTTCAAGTGGTGTCTCCTCCATCTCTGCCCCTTTGATCCTGGGGTGGAGTCCCCACCATATCAAAGGCAAATACTGGCAGCCTTAGAGACGTGGTAAGCAGAGGTAGATGCCTGAACAGTGAGGCCAGCCATGCTACTCCGTGATGTCGGGGAGAACTCTGGGCCAAGGACACCACATGGACCCAAAATTCAGGCTGAGCAACCAAGATATAAAACCCCAGCTGTGGATGGGACTGGGACCCTCCTGTTGGCCAGTGTGCTGACCCTGCCTGCCTGTGGCCCCACTCACTGCTTCCTACCTACCACATTGCTTTCTTGGGTCTGATTGGGCTCTATCTTACCTATAGGGCTTGACCTTCCAAAGGCAACACTCAACTCTGAAAAAGAGACCCAGGGATCTGCGACCCACAAGGCCAGGGGTATCTCTGGCCTCCAGCCATCTGACCCAGGCCAGCTACCCAGGACCTATAGCCTCTCCCAATCCTCCGGGGTTGCCCTTGTCAGGGCCACACCCTCCAGCTTTCCTCTGCTGGCAGTCACGATTCTTCCAAGGACTCTCCAGTCCTGGTTGAGTCCTCTGACGTTCTCACCTCTTCCACAAACCCGTCCTGAAATGCTGGAACCCCTGGGCCAGTTCCCTTGTCCTGGGTTCTTTGCTGTCTGGTACACACTTAGGGCTTGGACTTAACCCTTCAAATCACTCCTGAGCTACAGACCCTGAGCCGGCTGTCTACTGTCCACTCCTATCGATCCAGTCATGCCCCAGAGCCATTCGTCTGTCCTCAGCTCACCACCTCCCCCTGCTCACCTCTTCCAGGCTCCCCAAATGCCACTGTCACCCCACTACTTACACCCTTGCCCATCCAACAGGGATATCCCCTTAAACCCTTCATCCCTACACTGAATACCAGGGTCCAAAGCCAGGTAGGTGCCTACCTGGATGCGTCACAGTGAGTCCAGTGGATGAAGTAGCTGTGACCTAGACCAAAGACAAGAGGGTCAGTGTGTACATCCCACTCACCCTTTGCCCCACCCCCTGAGACCCAAGAAATGAAATGGTAACTCTAAAAATGACATAGGTCTGACGATCTGGACCACCTGTAACCCGGAGGGACACAGCGTCATTACCCAGAGCCCTTTGTTCTTAGACCCCCATAGCCCTGACAGTCTAGGAGACAGCTGAGGCCTGGGGTCTTCTGAGGAAGTTTACAAACAAGGGTCCCCAGGCTCTCCCTTCTGGCTCATGGTTCAGCTAGACCCCAAAGCCTCTCACCTGAGTAGCACGTGCCTGTGGAACAACATGACCACATGGCTCACGGTGACCACAATATTCACTTTCTGTCCCTGGCCTGCTGTCTCATGCCCTACAAGAGCCCTCCTGGGAGCCCTGTGATACAAACAGCCCCCAAGTCCAGAATGAGTCCCAGGCCCCTGCTTCAGGCAGAGCCTGACTGGGAGTAGACAGAACAAGAGAGGAAACAGTTTAGAGTAGCTGCACgggaggatgggaggggtgggggataaaGGCCACAGCTGGGCACATTCACCCTCTCGTGCACAGACCTCCCCTCTCCAGCTGGGGGAAGGTAGAGGTTGACAGCCCATGGCTCCAAACATCCCAGGTACCTGCTATGAAAGGACCCGTCAGAGCAGGTAACCACAGCCACCCAATCCTAGTGACTCTGAAGGAGTTACTTGGTAGTGGGACTCATGATGGCGGAAAAGAAGAGTGAACTTGACAGCCAGCACTGTTCAGGTGTCAAGAAGGATGGTCACCTGCCCAGGATACAGGCATGGATATCCCTGAGCAGAACACGCAGATCTAACTGCATCACCATTTCTAATAGTCCTGTGCAGCCTTGGGGACTCAAAGAGGTGTAAGAGTCCCCAGCATGAGAGTTAGACACCCTAGAGCCATCCACATAAAGCCTCTGAGGGGTGTACTTTGTCACGAAGCAAAAGGCCAAATCCTCAACAGTCCCCACACAGGGCATCTGCTCAGGGAGGGCCATGGCTACAGGATCAATACTAGACCCTAGGGGTGGGTGAATCACAATGGGACGAGAAAACATGATTAGCTTAGACCTCTGGTGGGCTGTGTGTGAGGAGGGAGGTCTGAAACCAGTGTCGAGCCATCTGCAGACCCCTGACCTGAGGGAAAGCCCCGCCCCATCTCATGAAGAGCGGTCATGACTGGCGACCCGGGGTTCCGCATGGAGCTCTAATGTCTTTGCAAACTGCTGGGACTTATGTATATGCCTCGAGGGATGGACTGGACAGAAGGGCCTGGAATGGCCTTCCCCTGGGGACCTTCCACCTTTTCTCAATGTGTCATGGTGCTTCTTGCCCCCAGGCCGATCCCCATCCACCCAGGTTCAGGCCTAGGTCAACTTTTCTCAGGTAGCAGGTGGACATCCAAGCTGTGACAGCAAGGATTCGATCTTACCAGAACTGCCCACCTGGCTGCCCCTCTTCCTGCCGAAGGAAGGACCTTTGGAAGTATAGAGAGAAGTATAGAGAACAAAGGACTCGGGCAGAGCAGTGCCTGCCCCTCTGGCTGACCAACCTGAGGGCCACCTGGTCCCAGGATCTGCAATCTCAGACCTCTCGCATACTTGGCTCCCTCTGGTAAACACACATCAGCTGGATGCTTATATAGGAGTCCCACCAGACCCTCAGGCCAGCCCATGAGGTGAGATGATTACCCATCAAccgaggaggaaactgaggctcccaGAGGTATGGGGACTTGCAGGGCCACCCAGTCAGTGGGTAGTGAATGTGGCCAATCCTCAAACCCTGTTCTTCCCTACACAGAAGCTTGGGGGAGCCAGGCTCCTAACTTCCAGCAGGGCTGCCAGCAAGAGCGaaccaggcaggcagggaggagggagggagggagggaggggctgctcCCTGGAGCACTCGCTCTCTCTGCACAGGGAAAATGCAatgggttgggttgggttaggGGCTGGATGAGTCTGAGCTCAGAGCAAGCCCTGCATGGGAAGATAAAACACTATATGGCTAtttgcccctccccccctccacaccatgtctccagccccggGGCTATCCAAAGCTACCTGTCCTCTTTCCCACATCCACAACACCCAGTCCTCAGGCTGAGGGCCAGGCCCCTGGAGTTTCCTCAGTCCCAGGCCTGGTGGGGAGGGCCAAATGGAACAAGGCGAGGCAGTAAGAAAAGATAACTTTATTTCCAGTCTGAGAATGTATTACAAACAGATTTTTGAAACGCAGTAGAGCAACACGATTGGCCGCAATGCAGGTACAGATCGAGGCTTTTACAGGTGGGTTGGCCTGCCAGTCGGAACTGTAGGTGCCAATGGAGGGACGCCTAAGGGGTGGGCACAGCCACACCGCCCCTCTGACGTGGGGAAGTGGAGCACCTCTGTTCTGTGCAAGGGAGCACGCAGCCTGGGGAGGTAGACAGCCCAAGCACAGAGCCAGGGTGACCTGTGGGCAGGGCCAGAGCCCTCCTTATTTCTTCCACCTGGTCCTGGCCACCAGCTTCCTGGTCCCAGCAAGGAGGCACACAGGGGAACGCTTTTGGAAGGCTCTGCAAGAGGCCCTCCAGCCAACTGATCTCAGGACCCTGGGCAAACTCAGTGTCTGGGGGGCGAGGCACACCCCTGTCAGGCAGCCCACTTCTCAGAGCCCTCCAGGGGCCCAGGAGCAGACTGATctgcagtgtgagtgtgtgtgtggagtggaggGGTCAATGTCACAGACCCCGCAAGTCGTGGAGCCTCCTGAGCGTCAGTTTCCTCCTCGTGGGATGGGACACCGATCCCACCTGTGGGTGCCACAGGGTGACGTGTCAAGCAGATCGCATATAGACTGTGCCCAGGCCATGGGCTACACACACAGAGCTGCTGGCTCGCAGACTAGGACGTCTAGAGGAGCCGTGGTAGGATAGGAAGTGTGTCTGCATACTGCAGAAATGACCAGTTATCCAGGAAGAGGACTGTGGCCAGGCCAAGCCTAGTCACTGAGAACTGACCCAATGGGGTGGGCACAGCCCCCAACAGTGCAATAGATAGCCTATGAGCATGGCTTCCTTCTGCCTGATCCAGGGGCTGAGATGATCCTGGAAAGACTGGGTCAGGAGCTCTTCTGACCTCAACCTGACCTGCCTCCAGCAGCCATAGCACCCACCTAGGGGAGGACAGCCCTGTGTTTGTCACCCTGCCCCTGAGGCCCTTGCTACAGGTCTGGTGGCTTCTCAAATCAGCACAGGGCACCTCCTCTGCAAAGAGGCTCTGGGGTCCCTCCTCCCCTCCGTGGAAGGGCGTATCCAGTTCTTGGCAGCAGCGGACAGCCTGCTATCTCAGGGAGGGGGCTTTACCTTGAGTCCGCCACAGATTgaacaagacaaaaagaaagctgGAGGTGGCCCAGTATGAGGGCTGCCTGCTTCCCAGGACTCGCCAGGGGATGGACTGGGCAGCACAGCTTCACTGCCTGGGCCTTCCGTTGCCTGCCCCCGTCTTCGAGCTCCCAGACAACTGGAGGGAGACCCCGTGGGTGCCTGACCACCCGAGTCTGTGGCTGAACTGTGGTCAGAGCCGCCCTGAGAGGCGGGGCTTGGGTCTCTGGGGGCCTGGCGTAGGCTTCGAGGTGTGTCGTAGTGGTGTCGCAATGAAGTGGGCACCTGGTACTCGGCCGCCCCAGGTGGGCAGGCGCACAGTCTGGGCTCAGGTGCGCTGGCTCCAGGGGGCAGGCTGAGCAGAGAACCGAATTCCTCGCCAGCCCGCCACACGTCCAGGTTGCTGCCCGCATAGGATGAGAAGCTGCCAGAGTAGGAGGAGTGGCTGCCTGTGGCAATGCCACTGTCAGAGGAGCTCTGGCGGCCAACCTCCTGTAACTGCCGAGGCCGCAGTGGCTTGAGGGGTGGCCTCGAGGCTCCCAGCATGGCTTCCCCTGGGCCCTGGGCAGCCACCAGCCCTGGTCCTTCTTGCGATGTGCTGGCTGAGGACGAGGACTGCTCTGGCCATGCAGTGAGCCGGCTGCTGGCGCTGATGTCTGAGTGGCTGGCCTCAGAAGAGGAACTGGATAGACTTCGATCATCCCCTGAGACAAAGCAGAAACTGAGGCTGCTGTGGGGTCCAAGCAGGTGAGGAGTGGTCTCTAGTTAGTATGCTATGGCAGTCACTTCTCCCTAGCCCCTACTCCTGGAAGCTGGACCGGCAGATGAGAGTTCACAGGATAGACCCCTTCCTCATCCAGCCCCTGCCACTTTCAATGCCAGCCCTTTTAGAACCTCTAATCCCTCCCGACAGCCACTTCCTTGGTCCCCGTCTGAGTCTTTCCATCTGAACTCCACCATCTCCTCTTCAGTTCCCCTGAGGCAGGTACCTGCTTACAAACCCCTTCATGCTGTGGATCTGTGACCCAGCTCCTGGGTTCTCCCCTCTTCTCGTAGCCTAACTATGGTGACTACCGTCCTGACCACCATCTAGCACAGACAAGGCCTGGGGCCACCCAACCTACTTCATCATCCCAGTATGTTCACATGCCAGACTGCCCCAGCCAGCTAGCCTTCCCTCTGACCCCATCACTGCCTCCTTTCATGGGGACTATGGGTCTTTGAGGACAAGAACACGTCTGGGATCAGATCCTGTCCACCACCCTCCCCTCCTGCCAGGACTGCCTTACCTCACCCTACAtgcatgggaaaaaaaataacatggcaCCACTGCTTTTCCTCTTAGCTTGCCTGGCCTAGCTTGAAGGTCTTCCTAAGCAAGGCACCAGAAGCAAACCTTCCAAGGAGATAAGAAAGCTTATTGCAGACTTGAAAACCCCTTCTTCtagagggaggggttgggaggggagagggcCGCTGTCCGCTGTGCAGCCCTGGGAATGAGGACAGGCACCAGACGGTACGTCTCTGGCCTAGGAAGACCTGGTACAGTCCATCTGCCAAGCCAGCCCCCATCCCTCAGCCACGGTTGCTCCTGGCTGGGCTTCCATCCATGTTCTCACTGACAGTAGCTGTAGAAGGGCCTCTGCTCCTGGGAAGTCAGCTCCGTTAGCCCCTGAGCAGCTAGTTTGTCAGAGAAACAGTAAAACTAAATAACAGAAGGCTTGGGGCTTGCCTAGGCAACATGGCTAgcatgtgaatgaatgaagggaaaataaatgaataaataggagggagaagaaagaaagagaagggacaggagcAATGAGTGGCTAATTGGATGGGTGACAAAATGGATGAATGAGCAggaggaaagatggatggatggatgaatgagcaGGAAGaaattgatggatggatggatgcatggatggatggatggatggatggatgcatggatggatggatgatggatggatgaatggatggatggatggatggatgatgcatgggatggatgatggatggatggatgatggatggatggatgaatggatgatggatggatggatgagtggatgatgggatggatggatgatgatgatggatggattcatggatggatggatgatggatggatggatagatggatggatggttggatggatgaatggatggatggatggatggatggatggatggatggatgatggatggatggatgaggatgatggatggatggatggatgatggatggatggatggattcatggatggatggatgcatggatggatggtggatgagtggatgaagaatggaatggatgatggatggatgatggatggatggatggatggaagggtcatgatgggtggatggacacaTGGGGATGGAACAGTCCATGGAGACAGATTGGATGGACAGCCCAGAGTGATGGGGGAGGACAGTACTTAGAGAGAGGTCCCTGCAGCCCAGACAAGACCAACCACTGACTCTGGACCTCCACTGCctgcatggatggatgaatgcAGGATGGATGGATGCCTCTtctctggatggatggatggggccTGTGCTTCCTGGATGATGGATCTTCTGAGGCTGAGGGTGGAGAACTTGGGTCTGTGTGGAGAAAAGGATCTGTGAGGATGAAACAATCACCCCTGCATGTCCCCCCTGCATGTCACCCCTGCATGCCACCCCTGCATGCCACCCCTGCCTGTCCCCAGAAGGGCCTGTCCCCCTGCCTGTCCCCCTGCCTGTCTCCCCTGCCTGTCCCCCTGCATGCCACCCCCTGGGAGGACCCCCTGCATGCCACCCCTGCATGTCCCCCTGCATGACCCCCTTGCATGTCCCCCCCCCCTGCATGTCACCTCTGCCTGTCCCCCCTGCATgtccccccctgcccccccccatgtCCTCCTGCATGTCCCCCTGCATGTCACCTCTGCCTGTCCCCCCCATGTCCCCCCTGCCTGTCCCCCCTGCCTGTCCCCCCTGCATGCCCCCCCTGCATGCCACCCCTGCATGCCACCCCTGCCTGTCACCCCTGCATGTCACCCCTGCATGTCACCCCCTGCATGTCCCCCTGCATTCCCCCCTGCATGTCCCCCTGCATATCCCCCCTGCATGTCCCCCTGCCTGTCCCCTGCATGTCACCCCTGCCTGTCCCCCTGCATGTCCCCCTGCATGTCCCCCTGCATGTCCCCCTGCATGTCACCCCTGAATGTCACCCCTGCCTGTCCCCCTGCATGCCCCCCCTGCATGTCACCCCTGCCTGCCCCCCCTGCCTGTCCCCCCTGCATGCCACCCCTGCATGTCACCCCTGCATGTCCCCCCTGCATGTCCCCCCTGCATGTCACCCCTGCATGTCACCCCTGCATGTCACCCCTGCACCACCAGGACACCTGGTAAGAACAGAACCTTCAGAGTCAAACATCCTGAGCCACCCTCTAGCTGGCCCAGTCCTGTCCCATGccttctcccagcagccaggCATCAAATACAGGAGGCCTAAACCAGCCACTCTGGCCCCCTAGATACCAAGCCCAGGTCTCCATGTTTGCCCAGCCCATGTTCTTGCTCCTGTGGACTGCCCAGCCTGGGTCCCTGTCCCTGTGACAACCTCCACTAAGACAACTAGATCGCTCTTCCCCACCCTCAGCAGGGCAAGGGAATCCCTCAATCCCACAGCGGGAATCCCTCCCCCTGATCCAGGAGAGGTTTGCTTGGCCCTGGCTCGACACACCACTCCTCAAGAGCCCCACTTTGGTCTGAATAAAGTGCTTCCATATCTCTATCACTGCCTGTGGCTGCCAGGCTAGGTGGGACCTTTTCCTGGCCCCTCACCTGAGTCATCCCACCGTAAGTGACAGCGAGAAGATTGTTCCTCTGTCTTCCCCATGCACCCTGTGTCTCTGTTGGGGTGCTCATGTGCGATCCTCCTTGCCCATATCCACACTGTCTATCCTTGCCAATGCCAACATTTGGCTGAGAGGCAGCCAGGATGCATGCGGTGGGGACCTGCCCCTCTGGCCACGCCCTTCTAGCTCACAGtaacctccctccttcctaccttGGAGCACAGGTGGCCTCAGGGAGGCCTCTATGGTTAGCATTCGCTGCCATGGGCTTCCTGAGCTCTGAATGCCAAGCCTCCGGCAGtagccctcccccaaccccttcctccaGTCAGAAAGGGCCACTAGAACATCAGAATGCTGTCTGCAGAGCAGGAGTTTCCAGAAACCTTGATTCTTCCCTTCCCGCCTGCCCCTCTAGGCTCTGGGTCCTCGTGTGGAAGACTAAGGCCTCGGTGGGTCTGACCACAGTGAGTCCACACAATAGCGCACCCGCAAACCTAGGCCGTGGGGCACTGCTCAAAAGTGTGCATCCTAGGAGCCTCTCACAGCTGTGGGACATTAATGTCACACCATCCCCAGAACCCCTGTCCTCTCACAACACCCCCCTGCATGGGGCCAACCCTGTAGGGCTCCACACTTGCCCTAGCTTGACGATGACCATAATCCACAGTCAGCATGCCGGGGTGACCCTAGGCCCCATATACCGAGGCAGGACATCTAGGTACAACTCCTGCAGACTCAGGCCCCAGCAGAGGCATTTTTTGAGCAGTCCCAGCTGATCTGACAGGGGCAGTTGTGGAGCAAGTCTGAAATGCACCAACAGTCACCAATGTCCCTTATCTGGGCACAGCTCACCCCCTACATGTATTGGGGTACAACTCACTTCCAAGATGAGCCATCTATGCCTTCCTCTGCCCAGTGCTGCGTCCAATACTCCCTTCACCCAGAACCATTTAtaaaacaggaaggagagtgggTTCCCCGAAAATCCAAGTCCTGCTTCCTGGCACCTCGGCAGTGGCACAGGTCCTGCTTCCTGGCACCTTGGCCAGGGTGAGTTGTGGAGTGAATATGCTTCAGGGAATCTCTAAAAATGTGTGCCTCTGGGAGAAAAAcacagccccatccccacccccaccctcacccccacccccacccccgacattctGGTGGCCTACTAGCATAGCCCCTTCACAATGTACATCTGCAACTGCAATGTGAAAAGCTACCAGAAGGGGGCGATGTCACATTGCCTGGACTACTGGGCAGCAGGAGCGCTCAGACCTCAGGGAAGACTTCAGATTTTCTAGCCACTATCTCACGAGCTGCTCCAGGGATGGGCAGCCGGATATGGAGGGTCTGGTGCCCATGGACCTGTCCCAGCATTTGAAACCATATCCCTGCCCTGGCAGGATGACCATGTAAGGACACAGGAGATGAGCTATGA
The sequence above is a segment of the Rattus rattus isolate New Zealand chromosome 11, Rrattus_CSIRO_v1, whole genome shotgun sequence genome. Coding sequences within it:
- the Dok7 gene encoding LOW QUALITY PROTEIN: protein Dok-7 (The sequence of the model RefSeq protein was modified relative to this genomic sequence to represent the inferred CDS: inserted 1 base in 1 codon), with product MTEAALVEGQVKLRDGKKWKSRWLVLRKPSPVADCLLMLVYKDRCERSKGLRERSSLTLEDICGLEPALPYEGLAHTLAIICLSQAIMLGFDSHEAMCAWDTRIRYALGEVHRFHVTVAPGTKLESGPATLHLCNDILVLARDIPPTVTGQWKLSDLRRYGAVPNGFIFEGGTRCGYWAGVFFLSSAEGEQISFLFDCIVRGISPTKGPFGLRPVLPDPSSPPSASEDXIIQEAQAPSIHPEKRHPSILHSSIHAGSGGDDRSLSSSSSEASHSDISASSRLTAWPEQSSSSASTSQEGPGLVAAQGPGEAMLGASRPPLKPLRPRQLQEVGRQSSSDSGIATGSHSSYSGSFSSYAGSNLDVWRAGEEFGSLLSLPPGASAPEPRLCACPPGAAEYQVPTSLRHHYDTPRSLRQAPRDPSPASQGGSDHSSATDSGGQAPTGSPSSCLGARRRGQATEGPGSEAVLPSPSPGESWEAGSPHTGPPPAFFLSCSICGGLKVTATSSTGLTVTHPGSPGPVAADSPGPERLHSETPTYVNIPISPTSRLQLHYMDLELSGASGGVRGVSASRYAQIDITATETAHRVGVQHAQNREERLPELEQRKKGP